From the genome of Rhizobium lusitanum:
AGCTTCCAGATCTTGCCTTGTGCTGAGGGATAGACGAGCACAATCTGGCGATTGCGCAGGTCGGCTGGAAAGCGGGCGTCTGCATAGCCACGAAAATCGGGACCGGTCGTGCTCCAGATATGATCGAGTTTTTCTTGGGCGTTCATGGCGCGGACCGGACGGGATTCCCGGGCGATGATCTCGGCGCGCATCCGGTCGGGCGACTGGCGATCGCTCAGATCGCAATAGCCGTGAAACCAGCGGGAGCGATCGTCGATCGTCAGCGCAAAAAATACGCTGGTGATGCTGGCGGTGAGAAATTCCCGCATGGCGAACATGTCGCCGCGATAGAAGAGCGGCGGTAGGATCTCGAGCATATGATCGTGTTCAGCTTCCGTGATTTCGAACCATTCGCCGACGTAGCGCGTGCCGTTCATTCGATCATCGTCGAACGGCGCTTGGGCGTGGCGATTGAACAGGGCGTACATTTCGGGGCGGCTAGCGACGCCTTCGAATACCTTGCGATGTGCTGGGCGGATAGCTGGGGAAACAAACATCTGCGGCTCCTTTTGAGGGTTGGGGCTGAAGCGAAGCCTGTTCGACCTCTCCTTCAGTCTTTCGATCACCCCTCCCCAGCCGGCGCCTCGCGGGCACCGGGTCAAGGGCCGCCGTCTGGCGGGCGAAGCTTCACCCTTGATGCGTTGTCCGCGTATGCGGCAGCTCGCCTCTCTCCCTCATCCGTTTCAATTCCTCATTCCAATCCTCGGATTGCGGCCTCAGCCGTGAGAAATCGCAACCGGCGCCATCCGCCATCTGCCGGATCCTGTCCGCGAACACCTCGCCCTGAACATTATTGTCCGTCGCGGCGACCATATGCGTCTCGCGTTGTGACGCCAGGAGCTCCAGCGCCTGGGCGGTCAGAGGCGACCAGCCGCCGCCGGTGCTGACATAGAGACTGTCAGTCCTCATCCCCTCGATCGCAGCAAGGCTAAGCGCATCGATTGCTGCCTCGGTCACGCAGATCCGGGGAGCGCTCTCGCCCCCGAACCGGAAGAGCGATTTTGCGCCGCCCGTCGAGAACCCGCGCCATTCCGGACCGCGCTCCTCCCAACCGATGACAGTGCCATCCTCGTCGACATGCCTTGCCCATATTGAGCCATAAGGTCCTTCGCGCAGGACGCCCTTTTCGATTGCAGCAGAAATGACCTGCCATGGAAGTGCTCTGCACCGCCGGAGATAAGTCCAGGTCGCCGACGCTCGCCACGGCTGTTTTCGATGTTCCCATCGCTCAGCGACCGAAGCGACCGCCTGCGCCTGACGTGCGGGTTTCTCCCAAGCCGGCGCGGCTGGCTGGAACGCGACCAGATCACCGACCGCCGCCAAGGCGTCCGGGAAACCGACACCTCGGAGATAGCTTACGAGGGCAAAGACGTCGCCCTTGGCGTCCGAGCGCGCGTCGAACCATCCTCGGTCCTCATGGATCACGATGACGATGTCGTAGTCGCGCCGAAATTTGACCGCACGACGGGTGCTTGCTTTCCGATCGATAGCGAAGCCCTCGTGTTCGAGCACGGCTGCGCAGCCCACCCGGGCGCGAAGCTCCTCGATGTCTTCCTTTTCCATATCGCTTCCTCTGTTTTCCTGACTATTCGGGCTCTCAGTGCTCAGGCCGCGAAGATCGAAGCGCGCAAGGGCGCGGTTCACAACGTGCAAAATTGCGAGGAAAGTCCGCGGCGAAGCCTCCCTTGCGCGCGCACCGGCGCAAGCGGCACGTCTTCCCCCGAACGGAGAAACCGGCTCAATGAGCCGGTCCGTACTGGAAAGGATCGTATTCGTGGATGATGGCGTCCTCGTCGCCGTCATACTCGGCGGAAGGCATGACGCCGATCTCTCCATCGATTTCGAAGAGGGTGACCGGGACCATCAAGGTCCGGGCGAGATCGAATGCGTGGTTCTGTGCGAGGCTGAGATCGTTCGTCATGTGAGGCTCCATCGGTTGGCGGGCCGATCCCCGCTCGATGGCGCCCGTTTGATCCGGACCCGGCCGCGGTCACCTCGGCGGCGCAGCCAGAGAGGTCGCAGCTTTGCTAGCGAACCCCTTGCGGGTTGACCGTCCAAGGACGGGACTGGATTAGGGATGCCAGACAAGAGAGCGGGGTCGGAAACGCCAATCGGTGGAGCGCCTATACGTTCGACCTGAATTGCCCGGCTGCTTGCTGATCAGGCGACCTGCTGGTCCCCATACAAAGAAGGTGTTGGACAGTTGCTGCTTGCGTGTTTCCGAAGGGGAAC
Proteins encoded in this window:
- a CDS encoding DUF1419 domain-containing protein, yielding MFVSPAIRPAHRKVFEGVASRPEMYALFNRHAQAPFDDDRMNGTRYVGEWFEITEAEHDHMLEILPPLFYRGDMFAMREFLTASITSVFFALTIDDRSRWFHGYCDLSDRQSPDRMRAEIIARESRPVRAMNAQEKLDHIWSTTGPDFRGYADARFPADLRNRQIVLVYPSAQGKIWKLLDDLTAQEIAAKLPVQFRHLDETIAA
- a CDS encoding DUF3991 and toprim domain-containing protein is translated as MEKEDIEELRARVGCAAVLEHEGFAIDRKASTRRAVKFRRDYDIVIVIHEDRGWFDARSDAKGDVFALVSYLRGVGFPDALAAVGDLVAFQPAAPAWEKPARQAQAVASVAERWEHRKQPWRASATWTYLRRCRALPWQVISAAIEKGVLREGPYGSIWARHVDEDGTVIGWEERGPEWRGFSTGGAKSLFRFGGESAPRICVTEAAIDALSLAAIEGMRTDSLYVSTGGGWSPLTAQALELLASQRETHMVAATDNNVQGEVFADRIRQMADGAGCDFSRLRPQSEDWNEELKRMRERGELPHTRTTHQG